The proteins below come from a single Triticum aestivum cultivar Chinese Spring chromosome 5D, IWGSC CS RefSeq v2.1, whole genome shotgun sequence genomic window:
- the LOC123125559 gene encoding cell wall protein IFF6-like yields the protein MACHVKAIVFGAAVLAAFVLATEGRAARKDLGLGLDLGGGGGLGVGTGGGLGVGTGGGVGIGSGIGVGIGGGGGGSGSGSGSGSGSYSGSGSGSGSGSWSGSGSRSGSGSSSAGSSAGSYAESGAGSNAGPGDAGSYAGSRAGSYAGSNAGNGGSGAGSYAGSEAGSYAGSGAGPHGGSGAGSYAGSRAGSYAGSGHGK from the coding sequence ATGGCTTGTCACGTGAAGGCCATTGTGTTTGGCGCCGCCGTCCTGGCAGCATTTGTTCTCGCGACTGAGGGCCGCGCTGCTCGGAAGGACCTGGGGCTGGgcctcgacctcggcggcggcggcggcctcggggtCGGCACGGGCGGCGGTCTGGGAGTCGGCACCGGTGGTGGCGTGGGCATCGGCTCAGGAATCGGTGTCGGcattggcggtggcggtggcggctctGGCTCTGGCTCCGGGTCAGGGTCCGGGTCTTACtcaggctcaggctcaggctccgGGTCTGGGTCTTGGTCTGGCTCAGGCTCAAGGTCGGGCTCTGGCTCGTCATCGGCAGGGTCAAGTGCAGGCTCGTACGCCGAGTCGGGCGCGGGCTCGAACGCAGGGCCAGGCGACGCAGGGTCGTACGCCGGTTCACGGGCTGGCTCCTACGCGGGCTCCAACGCCGGGAACGGAGGCTCCGGCGCTGGCTCGTACGCCGGCTCTGAGGCTGGCTCGTACGCAGGGTCCGGTGCTGGCCCACATGGTGGGTCCGGGGCCGGCTCGTACGCGGGGTCCAGGGCTGGCTCCTACGCTGGCAGCGGGCATGGCAAGTGA